From Agromyces sp. SYSU T00194, a single genomic window includes:
- a CDS encoding 1-phosphofructokinase family hexose kinase: MIVTLTANPSIDRTVELDEPLERGAVQRAVATREDPGGKGVNVTRALRAARVTSIAVLPAAPGDPMLAALDAESVPYRAVPIRGRIRSNLTIAEAGGPTTKINEPGPELDEAAQRAVVDAVVEASQGAEWLVLAGSLPPGAPDDFYARVVRAVRAETHPAPRIAVDTSGPALAALVDAELAIDVIKPNAEELAELLGRSSEAELEAGPDAAIALARTIPASRVRTSLVTLGAVGAAVVAPEGSWFAAAPKITARSSVGAGDCSLAGYLIASVEGAHPSAALASAVAYGAAAASLPGSVVPTRSQVDPDRVVVTEAGADAASAPQGAPHE, from the coding sequence ATGATCGTCACGCTCACCGCCAACCCCTCGATCGACCGCACCGTCGAGCTCGACGAGCCGCTCGAGCGCGGCGCCGTGCAGCGTGCCGTCGCGACGCGCGAGGACCCGGGCGGCAAGGGGGTCAACGTGACCCGGGCGCTCCGTGCCGCGCGGGTGACCTCCATCGCCGTGCTCCCCGCCGCTCCCGGCGACCCGATGCTCGCGGCGCTCGACGCGGAGTCGGTGCCGTATCGTGCGGTGCCGATCCGTGGTCGCATCCGCTCCAACCTCACGATCGCCGAGGCGGGCGGTCCCACGACCAAGATCAACGAGCCCGGGCCGGAGCTCGACGAGGCCGCGCAGCGCGCCGTCGTCGATGCCGTCGTGGAGGCGTCCCAGGGTGCCGAGTGGCTGGTGCTCGCGGGCTCGCTCCCGCCCGGCGCGCCCGACGATTTCTACGCGCGGGTCGTCCGCGCGGTCCGCGCGGAGACGCACCCGGCCCCGCGCATCGCGGTCGACACGTCGGGCCCGGCGCTCGCCGCGCTCGTCGACGCCGAACTCGCCATCGACGTGATCAAGCCGAACGCCGAGGAGCTCGCCGAGCTGCTCGGGCGCTCGAGCGAGGCCGAGCTCGAGGCCGGGCCGGATGCCGCGATCGCGCTCGCCCGCACGATCCCCGCGTCGCGCGTGCGCACGAGCCTCGTCACGCTGGGCGCCGTGGGCGCCGCGGTCGTGGCGCCGGAGGGGTCGTGGTTCGCCGCCGCCCCGAAGATCACCGCGAGGAGCTCCGTCGGCGCCGGCGACTGCTCGCTCGCGGGCTACCTCATCGCATCCGTCGAGGGTGCGCATCCATCGGCGGCGCTGGCGAGCGCCGTCGCCTACGGCGCCGCGGCGGCCTCGTTGCCGGGCAGCGTCGTGCCCACCCGATCACAGGTCGACCCCGACCGGGTCGTCGTCACCGAGGCCGGCGCCGACGCCGCCTCCGCACCACAAGGAGCACCTCATGAGTGA
- a CDS encoding DeoR/GlpR family DNA-binding transcription regulator has protein sequence MYATERHEHIARAIAQVGRVSVAELSREFGVTAETVRRDLDQLEQQGRLRRVHGGAVGAGSTTLAETSLGERLPQRSDQKDRIARAAVRLVPGSFRGSLLLDAGSTTSRLADLLASWQPAASDATIDVSTNSLPIASTLHGSPHLRLRILGGAVRGITGAAVGPATVRQLAELRPDIAFIGTNGVSVEFGLSTPDEAEAAAKAAMVRAARRVVVLADSTKLASEALVRFADLADVDTLITDTPPQADLAAALAAADVEVVLA, from the coding sequence ATGTACGCGACGGAGCGGCACGAGCACATCGCACGTGCGATCGCACAGGTCGGCCGCGTCTCGGTCGCCGAGCTCTCGCGCGAGTTCGGGGTCACCGCGGAGACCGTCCGGCGCGACCTCGACCAGCTCGAGCAGCAGGGCCGGCTCCGTCGCGTCCACGGCGGCGCCGTCGGCGCGGGCAGCACCACGCTGGCCGAGACGTCCCTGGGCGAACGACTCCCGCAGCGCTCGGACCAGAAGGATCGCATCGCCCGGGCCGCCGTCCGCCTCGTCCCCGGCAGCTTCCGAGGGTCGCTGCTGCTCGACGCGGGCAGCACCACCTCGCGGCTGGCCGACCTGCTCGCCTCCTGGCAGCCCGCCGCGAGCGACGCGACCATCGACGTGTCGACCAACTCGCTCCCCATCGCCTCGACCCTGCACGGCAGTCCGCACCTGCGCCTGCGCATCCTGGGCGGGGCCGTGCGCGGCATCACCGGTGCCGCGGTGGGGCCGGCCACCGTCCGCCAGCTCGCCGAGCTGCGCCCCGACATCGCGTTCATCGGCACGAACGGCGTGAGCGTCGAGTTCGGGCTGTCGACGCCCGACGAGGCCGAGGCGGCGGCGAAGGCCGCCATGGTGCGCGCGGCCCGCCGCGTCGTCGTGCTGGCCGACTCGACCAAGCTCGCGTCCGAGGCGCTGGTGCGCTTCGCCGACCTCGCCGACGTCGACACGCTCATCACCGACACCCCGCCGCAGGCCGACCTGGCCGCGGCGCTCGCCGCTGCCGACGTGGAGGTGGTCCTCGCATGA